One part of the Bdellovibrio bacteriovorus genome encodes these proteins:
- a CDS encoding cbb3-type cytochrome c oxidase N-terminal domain-containing protein: MSEDNKEKFHEYDGIIEHDNPLPTWWLWTFFLTIIFAFIYYIHYELGGGPTLQDELKVAMTEIEQVQAKAATASPMETEESLQAAFEKDGVLALGAAQFASKCASCHGQELQGLIGPNLTDKFWMHGKATRLDVVKVVRDGVPEKGMPPWGPVMKKDEIYAVSAFILSKKGSNPAGAKEPQGEAVE; the protein is encoded by the coding sequence ATGAGTGAAGATAACAAGGAAAAATTCCACGAATACGACGGGATTATCGAACACGATAACCCCCTGCCAACCTGGTGGCTGTGGACCTTCTTCCTCACCATCATTTTCGCCTTCATCTATTACATCCACTATGAGTTGGGCGGTGGCCCGACTTTGCAGGATGAATTGAAGGTGGCGATGACTGAAATCGAACAGGTTCAAGCCAAGGCCGCAACCGCGTCACCGATGGAAACTGAAGAATCCCTGCAAGCCGCATTTGAAAAAGACGGTGTGCTGGCTTTAGGAGCCGCCCAGTTTGCCTCCAAGTGTGCTTCCTGCCATGGCCAGGAGCTGCAAGGTTTGATCGGACCGAATCTGACTGATAAGTTCTGGATGCATGGCAAAGCCACTCGCTTGGATGTGGTGAAGGTTGTTCGCGACGGTGTTCCCGAAAAAGGCATGCCTCCATGGGGCCCCGTCATGAAAAAAGATGAAATCTATGCGGTGTCGGCGTTTATCCTGTCCAAAAAAGGCAGCAACCCGGCTGGCGCAAAAGAGCCTCAGGGCGAGGCTGTGGAGTAA
- a CDS encoding cbb3-type cytochrome oxidase subunit 3 — MKSEGLKYFTDTHLTAMGLLIFFLFFVGVMIWVYRKNSTEIYAHMEQIPLKDGE; from the coding sequence ATGAAATCGGAAGGACTGAAATATTTCACTGACACGCACCTGACTGCGATGGGCCTTTTGATCTTCTTCCTCTTCTTTGTAGGAGTGATGATCTGGGTATACCGCAAAAACAGCACCGAGATTTATGCCCACATGGAACAGATTCCTTTGAAAGACGGAGAATAA